Genomic segment of Haemorhous mexicanus isolate bHaeMex1 chromosome 12, bHaeMex1.pri, whole genome shotgun sequence:
CAACAGACTTTGTATACTTCTGCATTGTTTGGAgacctcattttatttttaattaaaaaggatTCTGGTGTGAACTTGAAAAGAATGTCTGTTTATGTCATCTTAGTACTGGTGTCAAATAATAgtaagttgggtttttttctgtgttacaacaacactccttttctgtttgccaATCTGCAGTCCAAAATTTGGAACAGTCAGTAAGCAGTTGGACATTCAATAAATAGATTTGGACATTCAATAAGCAATGTTGTGGTGAAGTGAAtttataaagatgaatgtttgcaTGTAACTGAACCTGAATTGTCGAAGTAGGTCATTGCTCACTGGGATTTCCTTAAACAGCAGAACGTGGTTTAGTTCTAAAAAGagagtttgcaaatgcaaactCATATTTTCTGAGAGTGtctagaaagagagagacaaagAAAAGTTATTTACCAATATGTTGATgtgattttgtatttccttctgGGGAGGAGATGTGCTTAGGAAAGGGAATGTATGTATGTAATTTAAACTTGCTGTTaagattttgtctgcagttgcATTTGTCTCTGGAGTCTTGTGTGTGTTCTCTTTTAGGAAATGGGCAAACCCATGTCAGAGTCACAGGCtgcatcagcctgctgctgcagttatTCAGGTAAACAGGGCTGCAATTCAAACAGACAAATAGTAGGCTGGTTAGCAGCTATGTTTCCTTGACTGTCTGGGACTTGTTTGCATTGTCCTTAACAGAACAACTCTCTCCACGTCTGAGAAGAATCTGCCAGCTGAAAACACTGATCCCTGCTATCAGCTCTGGTCCTCAGTCtgcagcactctctgtgcctgtgtcaacAACCCCCAGAACGGTAGGTGTTGCTCTGAAAATTGTGGAAGAAGTTCAAAGATACTCTCCAAATCTGTAacactttggtttcatttttactgttcagCTGAAGTTGATTTTATTGCGTtttgatttggggtaatttgtttttacttttccagaAGATAATCAGAACATTTGCTGTTCAGTTTTTCCCTATGCCAAAGAGTGGCTCGAGAGTTGCACAGAGCCTGACATAGTTCGTCCCATCTGTTCATTTCTTGGTCTCACAATTGCAAATAACTGTAAGTGCAGCTCAAGCTTTACACAGCTTTGCATTTGAGAAAAGGAAGTTTAATTAGGGAGCTaaatggttttttctttcttatcaGTCACTACAAAGACATTTGCTGTTCTTGCAATTTTTACTCTGACCACTGTATTCCACCATCTTTACTtacactgtgctgtgctcaagTCCACAAATAGCCACAGCCTGCTTACATTTGATAGGGTCAGTGaaagtgctgggagctgttctgatTAAAAGTGTGTCTAAATGAAAGTCCTTATGACATGACTGAAAACAATGACTTAGGTAGAACTCGGGCATGATGTTTGCCATTTGTGTGCACATATCAGGGTCATGTTTTCCTGTAACTATTTTATATGCAGTTACTGCCTTTCTTGAGATTAATGTATCTCCAGCTTCTGTTGTATAAGAAATGTAAGGACTaacacatgcacagaaaaactctgaTCGATTTACTTAGTGAAATGCTAAAATAATTTGCAAACTCTGTCTCttaaatcatattttttcttttttccactaaGCATatgtgcagaaatattttgtttctattggAGGACTGGATACATTAGCCAAAGTTCTCCTTGAGCTTATGCATGATTCCTGTTTGAGTCACTCCAGCATGAAACTTGCCGTGGTTGTAACAAAGACTCTGGATGCCTGTATTGCTAATAActgtgagtggaaagacattttttatctatggtaattttaaaatgcaatttttaaagtCTTGCGCTGGTGGAAAAgttgcagaaatgaatgcttaaagGCAGTTAAGTTATATACATCCCAGTGGATGTTgcagtgttttttaaaactcagaggtGTAAGTGGGGGATGATTCAGTTCATCTGAGGTGGATTACTGTCCCATTGTTgctaaaataaatacagtgaaatttaaacccaactgaaaattaaaaataagatgcTCCAGCCCGTGCTGGGTAAGtagagctgagctctgggcctggaTCTGACCAGTCAGTTTGGATCCTGGCATTAGGCCTATGCCTCAGTAATGAATTGTGTAGCTTTAGGAAGCTTTAGTCATTTAGAGGTGGAGCTGAACGGATGTGGTGTTTCTGCacagcacactctgctctggtttgctggccgggtactgctctcctgatgaggttttgtgttttccacagaaggtttgcagaaacctgtgatcctgacgagcctgtgctgtggccatgGTTGGTGGATCTCACACTTCTGCCATAAGAGCTTCAAATGGAAGTTCCCAAAAGTTGAAAAGCATCATCCTGCACTAGTTGTGGGGGTAGTTTCAGATCAGTTGGGTCTGACAGGACTGGGCCTCAGCGTGGATGCTCTAGCAGTGGTGTTGCCAGTGCCAGCAAAGGCTTGCCCCCTGCTCTTCTTATGGCAGATACTCTGTTG
This window contains:
- the LOC132332983 gene encoding telomere repeats-binding bouquet formation protein 1-like is translated as MSVYVILVLVSNNRNGQTHVRVTGCISLLLQLFRTTLSTSEKNLPAENTDPCYQLWSSVCSTLCACVNNPQNEDNQNICCSVFPYAKEWLESCTEPDIVRPICSFLGLTIANNSYVQKYFVSIGGLDTLAKVLLELMHDSCLSHSSMKLAVVVTKTLDACIANNSAMGVVLAKYHTVSELLKLLSNETLSTGEKISIILTIGHCSEVCGKICFFFFLSVSFS